The Pirellulales bacterium genome segment TATACCACTTGTCTGCTGCATCAATGCTCTGCTGCCGGTTGAACATCGTTATGCCGACGGAACCGGCCCAGATCGAGTGCAATGCCACGCACGACAGAAATCGGACAGCGTAAATCGACGCGGGAGAAACGCCGTTGTACGTGTTGCCGGAATACATGATCCCTTCGGCAATTCCGAAGCCCATTCCCGATGCCATCCCCCATAGACAAATGCTCCGCCAGTTGTTGGCTGGAGCGCGTCTTTCAGTCGCGAAGTGCTTGATGCGAAAGAATAACGGCAAGCACTTGCAAAGCTCCTCGCAAAGACCGACTCCCATCGTATAGCCGAAGAACGACAACAAAAAACCGTTGCGGGGATCGTCGGCGCACTGATACGAGAAGCCGATGAACTTGATAATGTAGAAGATGACCGCGCGAAGGCCGAAACCAATGTAGATTTGTCCGGCCGTTGACTTTGCCGCGAGCTGCACGCCCAGTAGCAGCAAGACTCCGACGGTCGCCGTCAGCAATCCGATTCCAAGGAGCGGCAGGCGCTGGACCATGGCCGTGGGAAATGCCGTTGCGACGATCGCGAAAAAAATGCCAGCAGCGAGAATTCCGAAAAGCCAATGGAGCTTGCTATCGCGCGGAAGAAACGCGTCGCGAAGTCGGTGCTCCGGTAGAACGTCAAATATGTCTGCTTTCTCCGGAAGCGACTTGAGTTGCGGAATGATCTCGGGATGCTCTTTGACGGTTGCAATTAACTCCTCCTCGACCGAAACCCGCGATTGAAACGTCGAAATCGCCAGCGGAACGAGGGCCAGGAGGAGGACGATGTAGAGATAGTCGCGAACGCCACGAGACTGCCCTCCCGACTTGAGCGAAGGTGCCAGCTTGCCGGTTCCCCCATGAGGCCGCGAGCTACCGGGGAACGCCGCGCGAGCTGCCGGGGCAGACGGACTCGGCGGCGCAAGCGAGGGTTTGCTTCGAGTCTCCGTGCCGCTCGGCTTCACCGGGCTTGACACCACCGGAACGTCGCCGGCTCCTGGAGCGCCAGATCGATTTGACGGTGCCGTCGAGACGCTGGCTAGGGCCGACGGGGTTGAAGATGGCGGTAGCCTCGTGACCAAAGGAATTGCAAGGATCCCACCGCATCCCGGGCAACGCCCCTTTTTCCCCGCCGCCGAGTCAGGTGCCTTAAGCGACTTGCCGCAGGTGCAAACTACCTCAATGCTCATGGGTCGGTTATAGCTTGCGAATGAGGGTTTCGCAATTTATTTCGTCGCGGAGGAAGAAATATGGTCGAGAAAGAAAACGGTTTGGGAGTCATAGGATTGACGCGCGGAGTGACGAGCACACTTGCTGGCACGCGACCCCCGCGCCACCCGGCCTCTCGCCTCTAGCCTTTTGCTTCCGGCCCCTGAATCCCATACAGCGGACCGAACTTGCCGTACAGATGCTCCATCAAAGGCTCGTGTGAGAGGGGGCGGCCGGTGACGCGCTCGATTAGTTCCGGGGCGGTGTAGCGGGAGCCGTGTTCGTGGATTTGCCGCTGCAGCCATTCGCGGAGCGGCGCGAATTCGCCGCGGGCAAACTGCTTGTGCAGGCCGCCGA includes the following:
- a CDS encoding PrsW family glutamic-type intramembrane protease — encoded protein: MSSPVKPSGTETRSKPSLAPPSPSAPAARAAFPGSSRPHGGTGKLAPSLKSGGQSRGVRDYLYIVLLLALVPLAISTFQSRVSVEEELIATVKEHPEIIPQLKSLPEKADIFDVLPEHRLRDAFLPRDSKLHWLFGILAAGIFFAIVATAFPTAMVQRLPLLGIGLLTATVGVLLLLGVQLAAKSTAGQIYIGFGLRAVIFYIIKFIGFSYQCADDPRNGFLLSFFGYTMGVGLCEELCKCLPLFFRIKHFATERRAPANNWRSICLWGMASGMGFGIAEGIMYSGNTYNGVSPASIYAVRFLSCVALHSIWAGSVGITMFNRQQSIDAADKWYSMLFELVLTISIAMTLHGLYDTLLKKDMDALALVAAVVSFGWFAFQIETMRRSDPIATSTRAAAMPT